CATGCATAGGCAAACTGATTGACCTCTCAGAACAAATGGATGTGACCTTTGAGCCCCAGAGAGGAAGGCCATCCTTCTCCATTGAAGTTGGTTACTTCGATACTGTCACAGAGATCAAAGAAAAGGTTCAGAAATACCAAGGAATTCCCATTTCTCAGCAAACCCTAGTATTAAATGGCCAAGTCCTCCACGACGAACACGACGTTGCCTACTGTCAAATCTTCCACCAATCCAAAATCCAGCTCCTTATCAACTCCGATTGTGATAAACAAACTTGCAATGTCAAGCTGGAAGACTCATCCCCGCCCAAGAAGGTCCATATCAATGTCAAGACCCCCATGTCCAAACTGCATGTCCCCATAGAAATGGACCTAAACGACACCGTGGCCAAGTTGAAGGAGAAGATCCAAGGCGTGGAGCCGGTTGCCCTCAGCCGTTTGGTGCTGCGTTGCACCGGTAACGAACTACAAGATCATCGATCTTTGAGTGAATGTGAGATTTCCGACAATGCAGAGATCGAGGTGAGTCTAAGACCGTCCCCAACAGCTGCTGCTTCAGCTGTTGCGGCAACAACGGTGTCCCCACGGTCGAAAAATAAGTTGAAGTTGATGGTACTGCCCAAATGTGGGACTAAAAAGATTTCGGTGGAGGTGAACGCATCGGATAATGTAGGAGAGCTGAGGAAGGAGCTGCAGAAGTTGCACCAGAGGCTACATTTTCATCTGCCTCAAGAGAGTTACTTCTTCATCTATAAGCAGAATGTGATGGACGATGACAAGTCCTTTAGGTGGCACCATGTCGGGCAGGGTGATACTATAGAAATTTTCAATGGGAGCATTACTGGTGGATCCTAGAAGCCTAGAATTGATAGTTTTCTTGTCCTACAATTTTCTTTGTATACAAGTAGTCAACATGAAATTTCTTTTTTTTTTTTTTTTGTCTGCAGTAGCCATGATCACTACCAGAACTGCTACATTGAGACTGATTGTTTAGTTGCAGTCCATGATCTGCAGGTGATTGATTATCTTAGCATGGAATTAAACATGGAAACCTGCTATATGACATCCAGAGGCTGCCGCAGAGCTGTTCCATGACTTCCATCAGCTACCATCAGCTATGCTCCTCGAACTGCAAACTCTGCTGCTCATATACTAGTCAGTTTTGCTTTTGAATCTGTGGAAAACAATAAGAATGGACTCGATCCATTCCTTTTATGCTTAGGGATGTCCTAATTATCTTTGATTGTAATCAAATATCTACTTGTACATCCACAAGAGATACTGCTCAATTCATTTTTATTTGTAATTACTGAGATTGAGAATAATCAAGACTATGATTAGGATGTTAATCATTTGAGTAATTGCCATTTACTAAACTCACACTTGTACAGTTTTTATAAAATAAGAACCAGTTTGTTAGATGGCATGTCCAATGTAGGTAGTAAATGAAAACAGGAGAACTATATGATCGGGGTAGTCATCTGTGCAATATATATTCTCATGAAATGGTAAACTAATGTTGTTGAGTCAAAAACAATTTGTTCATCATATGCTTAAAGTATGTAAATCATCAATCAAGAATAGTATAAAGTAGCTAGTACCTGAAGTCCTGAACTAACAGAAGCTACCGCACGCAAAATGCGACCGCCTTCACATGACAAGTATTTAATGTCCTTGCTTTCGAGTACTTAAGATGCATGGATTCGACTAAATCCGAAAAATTACCTCAAAAAGGAAAGAAAAGAAGAAAGCTGGTTGTCATTTCTCCCGCGAATCTCGATTTTCATTATATCCCTTATAATCTTTGTGCTTTTAGCCCATAGGAAGTGCAGCAATCCGGAAATGGTAGAGCATTCTTGTTTCTGTAATTTCTATTTAAGCATCTCTCAGGTATTTGTACCATCAACATAGAGCTTCAAGTTGGTGGATCCATATAATTTCTTCTATAATTTCCTCCCAAGGTATCTTCTATTCTAGTTAAGAGCATTTTGTTTCTTCTTTAGTTTTGATGTATTGCATCTACAAAATAAAAATGCTGGTAGAAATATTTTCCAACCACAAGTTAATTTTTCTTTCAAGTGGCATCAATTCAATAGTTTTCCTATATATATAAGAAAGTTGCCTACCTTGTGGCCGGTATATATGATCTTGTTTGTTATCCTTGACATATGAGCTACCATTACTTGGCCGCTAATTTTGATTACTTCTGTTTGTTCATGTAGAGGGAAACCTATCAATTCCTTGTAAAATGGCTGATGGAACTGCTAACCAAGAAGGTCTTACAATTCCCTTAATGTCTTGGAAGAACAACCTGAAAGCACTTCTGGTGGATCCATCATCTACCTGTACACTAATTGGGAAGGCATATCTCACGAATTACGGTGTAAAAACTGAGGCTGTGGACAATGGAGATGTTGCCATTACTCTGCTTAATGAGGGAGCCAGTTTCACTGTGATTCTCGCAGACATGCATATGCGTGAAATGAATGGAGCGCAGGTCATATATACACACTTAAATTCCATTATGATCATTTTATTAACAAACAGTGAAACAAGAAAGCATGACAGGATTATATTTTGATCTCTTTAAGTACTCTCAAGCATCTGTTTACTCATTGCTAATTGACAAGAATGGAGCTGAGGCTTATAGAGTTATTCATTCTGACCTGTTTATTAACATGTGGAAATTATTAGCTAGAATTGATACTCATGACAAGTACTTCAATTCTACATAGAAGCAACCTGCAGTTAATCATATTAAATGTACTCAAGCATGTTTCACTCATTGATTTTCGGCATGTCTATGACAGTTTGCTACGCAGCTTCGGAGCAGGGGAGTACAGACCAGGCTGCTTGGTATGTCAACAATGTTTAGAGAACGTGAGAAAGAAGAGTTTCTGGCAGCTGGGGGTGATGGCTTTATTGAGAAGCCTCTTCATCCTTCCAAGTTTGTTCCAATCCTGCAAGAGCTGGATAACAATTAAGTGTGAAAAGCTAGGCTGTATCAAGCCGAAATAGAGGACTCTCCTGTTTAGTTTTTGTTCAAGTGGTTGTGGACATTGCAACCCTTCTGTTAATGTGTGAATAAAATGGAGTTCTCTTTACTTAATAAAACTCAAATCTATGGTTTCCTTCTTGGCCTCTTGCATTTGGTTTGAGCTGATTGCTTATGAAGCACTATAAACCAGAAAGC
The window above is part of the Fragaria vesca subsp. vesca linkage group LG2, FraVesHawaii_1.0, whole genome shotgun sequence genome. Proteins encoded here:
- the LOC101314329 gene encoding polyubiquitin-like — protein: MDVTFEPQRGRPSFSIEVGYFDTVTEIKEKVQKYQGIPISQQTLVLNGQVLHDEHDVAYCQIFHQSKIQLLINSDCDKQTCNVKLEDSSPPKKVHINVKTPMSKLHVPIEMDLNDTVAKLKEKIQGVEPVALSRLVLRCTGNELQDHRSLSECEISDNAEIEVSLRPSPTAAASAVAATTVSPRSKNKLKLMVLPKCGTKKISVEVNASDNVGELRKELQKLHQRLHFHLPQESYFFIYKQNVMDDDKSFRWHHVGQGDTIEIFNGSITGGS
- the LOC101295597 gene encoding uncharacterized protein LOC101295597, translating into MADGTANQEGLTIPLMSWKNNLKALLVDPSSTCTLIGKAYLTNYGVKTEAVDNGDVAITLLNEGASFTVILADMHMREMNGAQFATQLRSRGVQTRLLGMSTMFREREKEEFLAAGGDGFIEKPLHPSKFVPILQELDNN